Proteins encoded by one window of Gammaproteobacteria bacterium:
- a CDS encoding transglycosylase SLT domain-containing protein, whose translation MTITHQSRPYRRLALNQAFALSIAVCGLILAALLPAAAFGMITTGDSNRKLTAPSDPILIKRIVDFNSNTLSEQRTRFLEAEKALSLNQTDKFHKLLPTLTDYPLYPYLRYLDMKERLQHLSADEMAHFLREYESLPVSDFLRKKWLRLKARQGDWQQFLAFYTPQNNIRLQCHYLYALIQTGQAEQAYPEIEALWLTGRSQPGNCDRVFDHWQAAGKQTTERIWQRLELALQAGHRTLARYLINALPGQDQKLARLWVKLHHKPQLLDKYRQQIIASQHVMVPNIFTNIIRRVAGQSPQAAADLWFGIATQVPVDAASQYAMLQSLAIAQARKQLPGAEDWFSLVPDQHLTELAREWRVRSALRQSQWSLALTALNALTPEQQRDDRWQYWRARTNEELNDTETAMVHFRALAQQRSYYGFLAADRLGLPYALDGQVQETRAGVLFELSQRPGILRAREFLQLKRMTYARREWREATQTLSNHERVNAAKLAQHWGWFDQSILTMASTDQRDDIALRFPLLHQEKVLSHSEQADINPAWTYGVIRRESAFMQDARSSKGALGLMQLMPATARDISRFLPKKYRGKPQLTHADTNLAFGTHYLQKMLKRFDGQTVLATAAYNAGARRITGWLPTESALDAQRWIETIPFKETRDYVTSVLAFTIIYADRLGIEQTRLSQSMPAIAPQKTL comes from the coding sequence ATGACCATCACCCACCAATCCCGGCCCTATCGACGCCTCGCCTTGAACCAAGCCTTCGCATTGTCTATCGCAGTGTGTGGTCTCATTCTCGCTGCGCTGCTGCCCGCTGCGGCGTTCGGCATGATAACGACCGGGGATTCGAACCGGAAGCTCACGGCCCCTTCCGACCCCATCCTCATTAAACGGATCGTTGATTTCAACAGCAACACCCTCTCCGAGCAACGCACACGTTTTCTTGAGGCTGAAAAGGCCTTAAGCCTGAATCAGACGGATAAATTCCACAAGCTGCTGCCAACGCTCACCGATTACCCGCTGTACCCCTATCTGCGGTATCTGGACATGAAAGAACGCCTGCAGCACCTCTCGGCCGATGAGATGGCTCACTTCCTCCGCGAGTATGAATCGTTACCGGTCAGTGATTTTCTGCGAAAAAAATGGTTGCGACTCAAAGCCCGACAGGGCGACTGGCAACAATTTCTGGCTTTTTACACCCCACAAAACAATATCCGACTGCAATGCCATTATCTGTACGCGCTCATCCAGACCGGTCAGGCCGAGCAGGCCTATCCCGAGATTGAGGCGCTCTGGCTGACGGGACGTTCCCAGCCGGGTAATTGTGACCGTGTCTTCGACCACTGGCAGGCCGCCGGAAAGCAAACCACAGAACGGATCTGGCAGCGACTGGAACTCGCCCTCCAGGCCGGCCATCGCACCCTGGCACGCTACCTGATTAACGCGCTTCCGGGTCAGGATCAAAAGCTGGCCCGGCTGTGGGTCAAACTTCACCACAAACCCCAGCTGCTCGATAAATATCGGCAACAGATCATCGCCAGCCAGCACGTCATGGTGCCCAACATCTTCACCAACATCATCCGACGCGTGGCGGGCCAATCTCCACAGGCCGCCGCCGATCTCTGGTTTGGCATCGCCACCCAAGTACCCGTCGATGCCGCCAGTCAATATGCCATGCTGCAATCGCTGGCCATCGCCCAGGCGCGCAAACAGCTACCGGGCGCCGAGGACTGGTTTTCACTCGTCCCCGACCAGCATCTCACCGAACTTGCGCGCGAATGGCGTGTCCGCTCCGCCCTGCGCCAATCACAGTGGTCGCTGGCACTCACGGCCCTCAACGCACTCACCCCGGAACAGCAGCGCGATGATCGTTGGCAATACTGGCGTGCACGCACCAACGAAGAACTCAACGATACCGAAACAGCCATGGTGCATTTCCGCGCCCTGGCCCAACAACGCAGTTATTATGGTTTTCTCGCCGCCGACCGGCTCGGTCTGCCCTATGCCCTTGACGGCCAGGTGCAGGAAACCCGTGCTGGCGTGTTATTTGAACTCAGCCAACGCCCCGGCATATTACGCGCCCGTGAATTTTTACAGCTAAAGCGTATGACCTATGCGCGCCGGGAATGGCGCGAGGCCACCCAGACATTGTCAAACCATGAACGCGTGAACGCCGCCAAACTGGCGCAGCACTGGGGCTGGTTTGACCAGTCAATCCTCACCATGGCCAGCACAGACCAGCGTGATGACATCGCCCTCCGCTTCCCCCTGCTGCACCAGGAAAAGGTGCTGAGTCACTCTGAGCAGGCCGACATCAACCCCGCGTGGACCTATGGCGTGATCCGTCGGGAAAGCGCCTTCATGCAGGACGCACGCTCCTCAAAAGGCGCACTGGGCCTGATGCAACTCATGCCTGCCACCGCGCGCGACATCTCCCGCTTCCTGCCGAAAAAATATCGCGGCAAACCACAGCTAACCCATGCGGATACCAATCTCGCCTTTGGCACACACTATTTGCAGAAAATGTTGAAACGCTTCGACGGGCAGACGGTGTTGGCCACTGCGGCCTACAATGCCGGCGCACGACGCATCACAGGATGGCTGCCCACAGAGTCAGCACTGGATGCCCAACGCTGGATAGAAACCATCCCCTTCAAGGAAACACGAGACTACGTCACCAGCGTGCTGGCCTTCACCATCATCTATGCCGATCGACTCGGGATTGAACAAACCCGGCTCTCGCAGAGCATGCCGGCCATCGCGCCGCAAAAGACACTGTAG
- a CDS encoding YceI family protein yields MKKLLLLSVALLLPVTGMAASYTIDPTHTYPNFTVNHLGFSTLHGRFGNTTGTLSMDQAKGTGEVSIMIEAASIDTGFKKRDDHLRSPDFFNVVEFPEITFKSTKVTFKGKGATLMGDLTIKGVTKPVTLDVDSINCGVHPFNKKEVCGFNATAQLKRSDFGIEYGLPAVGDEVMLSIEMEAVKN; encoded by the coding sequence ATGAAAAAGCTATTGTTACTGAGTGTTGCGTTGCTGTTGCCGGTCACTGGAATGGCGGCGTCCTACACCATTGATCCAACCCACACCTATCCCAATTTCACCGTCAACCATCTCGGGTTTTCCACCCTGCATGGCCGCTTTGGTAATACCACGGGCACTCTCAGCATGGATCAGGCCAAGGGCACCGGTGAGGTAAGTATCATGATCGAGGCCGCCTCGATCGATACCGGTTTTAAAAAGCGTGACGATCATCTGCGTTCCCCGGACTTTTTTAATGTTGTCGAATTCCCGGAAATCACCTTCAAGTCCACGAAGGTGACCTTTAAAGGAAAAGGCGCAACCCTGATGGGGGATCTCACCATCAAAGGCGTGACGAAACCCGTCACCCTGGATGTGGACAGCATTAATTGCGGTGTGCATCCCTTCAACAAGAAAGAGGTCTGCGGCTTTAATGCGACGGCCCAGCTCAAACGCTCGGACTTCGGGATTGAATACGGCCTACCGGCGGTGGGCGACGAAGTAATGCTGTCGATTGAAATGGAAGCGGTCAAAAATTAG